The Saccharopolyspora gregorii genomic interval CGGGTTCCGCCGCTCCAGCGACGAGTACAAGGTGATGGCGCTGGCCGCCTACGCCGAACCCGAGTTCCTCCCCGAACTCACCGAGCGGATCCGTTGCGGCGGCGGAGGTTTCGAGGTCGACCCCGTCGACTGGAACCACTGGGCGCCGCGCCGCGCACCGGGGGCCGAACTGTCCGAAGTGCACGCGAAGCTCGCCGCCAGCGCGCAGGCCCGCGTCGAGGAGGTGCTGCTGGACCTGGCGAACTGGCTGGGGGAGCGGACCGGTGCCGACGCCCTCGCGCTCGCCGGCGGGGTGGCGCTGAACTGCGTGGCGAACACCCGGATCGCCGCCGACGGACCGTTCGAGCACGTGTGGGTGCAGCCCGCCGCCGGGGACGCGGGCACCGCGCTCGGCGCCGCGCTGCACGTCGCCGCCGAACGCGGACCGGTCGCGCCGATGGGCGGCGCCGACCTCGGCCGCGGCTTCACCGACGCCGAACTGCAGACCTGCCTGGAGGCGGCGCGGCTGCCGTACGAGAAGCCCGACGACGTCGGGGCCGAAGTCGCCGCCGCGGTGGCGCGCAACGAGGTCGTCGCCTGGTTCCAGGGGCGGTCGGAGTTCGGGCCGCGCGCGCTGGGCCACCGCTCGCTGCTGGCGCACCCGGGCCACGCGGACAACCTCGAACGGCTCAACGAGATCAAGGGGCGCGAGCAGTTCCGGCCGGTCGCCCCGATGGTCCGGGCCGAACGGGCCGGGGAGCTGTTCGCCCGCGGGCCGATCCCCAGCCCGCACATGCTGTTCGTGCACGACGTCGTCGAGCGCTGGCGGGATCGCATCCCGGCCGTGGTGCACGTGGACGGCACCGCGCGGATCCAGACCGTCGACGGCGACCGGGAACCGCTGCTCGCGCGGATGCTGAGCGCGTTCGAGGCCGAGACCGGGCTGCCGGTGGTGGTCAACACCAGCTTCAACACGGCGGGCCGCCCGATGGTGGACGGCCCGGTGGACGCGCTGGAGTGCTTCGGTTCCTCGCCGATCGACGTGCTCGCGCTCGGCCCGTTCGTGGTGCACCGCGGGAGGTGGGCGCGATGAGCGAGGCGGTGTACTCCGTGGTCGTCCCCACCGTGGGGCGGCCGAGCCTGCGCACCCTGCTGCACGCGTTGGAAGCCGCCGACGGCGTCCCACCGCGGGAGATCGTCGTCGTCGACGACCGCGCGAACCCCGCGCCACCGCTGGCGCAGGGCGTGGGTGCCACCCCGCTGCGGGTCGTCCGCACCGGCGGCCGGGGGCCGGCCGGGGCCCGCAACGCGGGATGGCGGGCGACCGGCACCGAATGGGTGGTGTTCCTGGACGACGACGTCGTGCCGGACGAGGACTGGAAGCGGCGGTTGCAGCACGACCTCGCCGCGCTGCCCCCGGAGGTCGCGGCCTCGCAGGCGCGCATCGAGGTCCCGCTCCCGCGGGACCGGCGGCCGACGGACTGGGAGCGCAACGTCGCGGGGCTCGCCGGGGCGTGGTGGATCACCGCGGACATGGCCTACCGCCGGGACGCGCTGGTGCGCTCCGGCGGATTCGACGAGGACTTCCCGCGCGCCTACCGGGAGGACGCCGATCTGGCGCTGCGGGTGCGCGCCACCGGCAGGCGGCTGGTCGCCGGGAGCCGCATCACCCGCCACCCGGTCCCGCCCGCCGGGTTCACCGCCAGCGTGCGGGCGCAGCGCGGCAACGCCGACGACGTGCTGATGCGGCGCAAGCACGGGCGCGGCTGGCGCACCAGGATCGGTGAAGGACCCGGCAGGTTGCCCGCGCACCTGCTGACCACGGGCGCCGCGGTGCTGGCGCTGCTCACCGCCAAGCACCCGCTGCCGAGCCGCACCGCCGCCGCCGTCTGGGCGCTGGCGACCGCCGAGTTCGCGCTGCGGCGCATCCTCCCCGGGCCGCGCACCGCGGCGGAGATCACCCGCATGGTGGTGACGAGCGCGCTGATCCCGCCGGTCGCGGTCCGGCACCGCGTCCGCGGCGAGCTGGCGCGGTCGCGTCCCCGGCGGAGCACGCCCGCCGCGGTGCTGTTCGACCGCGACGACACCCTCATCCGGGACGTGCCGTACAACGGCGAACCCGCGCTGGTCGAACCGGTGGCCGGGGCGGAGGCGGCGCTGCGGCGGCTGCGCGAGCGGGGGCTGCGGATCGGCGTGATCAGCAACCAGTCCGGCATCGCCCGGGGCCTGCTGGACGAGGCGCAGGTCGCCGCCGTCAACGACGCGGTGGAGCGGCGCCTCGGCCCGTTCGGCACCTGGCAGGTGTGCCCGCACGACGACGCGGCGCGCTGCGCCTGCCGCAAACCGGAGCCGGGCATGGTCGAAGAAGCCGCCGCGGCGATCGACGTGGCGCCCGCGGACTGCGTCGTCGTCGGTGACACGGGAGCCGACGTGGAAGCGGCGCTCGCCGCCGGGGCCCGCGCCATCCTGGTGCCGACCGCGCGCACCCTGCCCGCCGAGATCCGCTCCGCCCACCGGCGCGCCGAGGTCGCCGCCACCCTCGGCGAGGCCGTGGACCGGCTCCTGGGGGCCGCGCGATGAGCGCCCCCGTCCTGCTCGTGCGCTCCGACAACGTCGGTGACGTGCTGCTGGCCGGACCCGCGGTGCGGGCCGTGGCCGCGCACGAACGGGAGGTCGTGCTGCTCGCCGGGCCGCGCGGCCGGGCCGGCGCCGAACTGCTGCCCGGCGTGGACCGGGTGGTCGAGTGGTGCGTCCCGTGGATCGACCCGGAGCCCGGCGCGGTCGACCCGGCGCAGGTGCGGCGGTTCGTCGAGCTGATCGGTTCCATCGGTCCGCGCGCCGCGCTCGTGTTCACCTCCTTCCACCAGTCGGCGCTGCCGCTGGCGCTGCTGCTGCGGATGGCGGGCGTCGGCTGGATCGGCGCGATCAGCGAGGACTACCCGGGTTCGCTGCTGGACCTGCGCCACCGCGTCGAGGGCGATCCGCCGGAGTCCGAGC includes:
- a CDS encoding HAD-IIIA family hydrolase, whose product is MSEAVYSVVVPTVGRPSLRTLLHALEAADGVPPREIVVVDDRANPAPPLAQGVGATPLRVVRTGGRGPAGARNAGWRATGTEWVVFLDDDVVPDEDWKRRLQHDLAALPPEVAASQARIEVPLPRDRRPTDWERNVAGLAGAWWITADMAYRRDALVRSGGFDEDFPRAYREDADLALRVRATGRRLVAGSRITRHPVPPAGFTASVRAQRGNADDVLMRRKHGRGWRTRIGEGPGRLPAHLLTTGAAVLALLTAKHPLPSRTAAAVWALATAEFALRRILPGPRTAAEITRMVVTSALIPPVAVRHRVRGELARSRPRRSTPAAVLFDRDDTLIRDVPYNGEPALVEPVAGAEAALRRLRERGLRIGVISNQSGIARGLLDEAQVAAVNDAVERRLGPFGTWQVCPHDDAARCACRKPEPGMVEEAAAAIDVAPADCVVVGDTGADVEAALAAGARAILVPTARTLPAEIRSAHRRAEVAATLGEAVDRLLGAAR
- a CDS encoding carbamoyltransferase family protein produces the protein MRVLGINAVFHDPSAALVVDGEVVAAAEEERFSRRKHGKEPVPFAAWEQPVRAAAWCLRHAGLEPGELDAVACSYDPSLVDRDAPDTYPAWEWLRTTYAEHAPRFLATALPGLPPERVRFVPHHVAHAASAGLAAPWPDCAVLTVDGRGESTSMLAGHYRGGRLEVLAQQRLPHSLGLMYEDLTEHLGFRRSSDEYKVMALAAYAEPEFLPELTERIRCGGGGFEVDPVDWNHWAPRRAPGAELSEVHAKLAASAQARVEEVLLDLANWLGERTGADALALAGGVALNCVANTRIAADGPFEHVWVQPAAGDAGTALGAALHVAAERGPVAPMGGADLGRGFTDAELQTCLEAARLPYEKPDDVGAEVAAAVARNEVVAWFQGRSEFGPRALGHRSLLAHPGHADNLERLNEIKGREQFRPVAPMVRAERAGELFARGPIPSPHMLFVHDVVERWRDRIPAVVHVDGTARIQTVDGDREPLLARMLSAFEAETGLPVVVNTSFNTAGRPMVDGPVDALECFGSSPIDVLALGPFVVHRGRWAR